TCTGCCCAAGGGGTGCGGTGTCAGGCCGGTTGTTTCTTAGATGGCTTTTTGCTCATCCTGTAGTTCAGAAGGATGTTCCTTAAAATCACCTGGTTTATAACCAGGTTTTTTAGCCCGTTCCACTTCATCCTTATATGCCTGCAGGACTTTGTTTTGAATCATATCACGGCATTGAGTATTAATCGGGTGGCAGATATCGGCGAATACCTGAATCCGTCCGTTCAGATCACGAGGTCCTCGTCCGGAATCTAATTTACAGCCGCACTCGCAGCAGAATCTTGAGAGCATGGTATTCTTACCACGGCATTTGGGGCAATGGTCTGTTATCTTGCGGCTGGGCATAGCCACAAAAATCCCGTTGGATCCTTCAATAACCTTCAAATCCCTGACGACAAAGGCATTGTCAAAAGTGATGCTGCAGAATGCCTTCAGCCGGTCTGCGGCCCGTCCCAGTAATCTTACTCTTGTCTCTGTTATTTCCATAAGAACACTGTCTTCTCCAGTTTATCCGGATACAAAAATGCCTCTTTTAGGATGTTTAATCTATGGAAGTATATACTTAAGAGACGTTTACCCAGCCCTTGCATGCAAAGGCTGGGTTTATTTATCAGCCCTAATCAAGGCCGTTAACAATAAAGGATTGGCCTAAATTCCTTCTAGATAGTACGGTAGCCAGAGTTTTGGCTTCGGTTCGGCTACTGCATAGTTTAAAAATGGTAGACCCGCTGCCGGAAAGCAATATTCCCGGGTGGGATATTTTCTGGAATGCTCGGTGCGTGTCTTTTAAAACAGGATATAGTTTCATCGCCACGTTCTCTAATCTATTGTATAGCAACTTCTGGATTTCTTTGTAACCTGCCTGTTTCTGTTGGAGTTTATTAACTAATGGTAATATACCATTAGAGGCCGGTTTTGTCAAGTAGAATCTGATATTTTTGTAAATATTTTTGGTCGGGATGGATATCGGCGGTTTGAGTAGGAGATAGTGAAATTTTGCACTAATCATTAATGGCAAGATAATCTCAC
This sequence is a window from Planctomycetota bacterium. Protein-coding genes within it:
- a CDS encoding septation protein SpoVG family protein produces the protein MEITETRVRLLGRAADRLKAFCSITFDNAFVVRDLKVIEGSNGIFVAMPSRKITDHCPKCRGKNTMLSRFCCECGCKLDSGRGPRDLNGRIQVFADICHPINTQCRDMIQNKVLQAYKDEVERAKKPGYKPGDFKEHPSELQDEQKAI